In one Amaranthus tricolor cultivar Red isolate AtriRed21 chromosome 8, ASM2621246v1, whole genome shotgun sequence genomic region, the following are encoded:
- the LOC130821269 gene encoding uncharacterized protein LOC130821269 isoform X2 produces the protein MEPCGKLSIQDKCNLISHHLFKISPSFIEKALVVLPGKEMGVFNESLSAKENTDELEGVPGLETNYGSEDMALIGLDAMQRANSTLEDFCRSYFMFHRLDVKRPESIFKYLPMLSFTESYIYQLDTLNEKMIALTTNKVTVQEGRSNYEACSTIPQRFGKNFISDPFQPLKILLQCKGLLTERIKEELKCGEEYWALERKLCGASEQIEILKEDVLRAIHLKSFDYRVLNLLLYQLRGEEVNDLHMEFLSVSEFLVEISDDLFDYEEDVLENNFNVLRMFVRIYGALTAPSMLAKCITEAEEKYEKLSRALNSQLFSCYQKRCEEATREGGKISGYPLGSWTIPPLIVDEELYRSNIQDSS, from the exons ATGGAACCCTGTGGTAAACTAAGCATTCAagacaaatgcaatttaatttcCCATCATTTGTTTAAG aTTTCTCCGTCTTTTATTGAGAAAGCATTGGTGGTTCTGCCTG GGAAAGAAATGGGTGTTTTTAATGAATCATTATCTGCTAAGGAGAATACTGATGAACTTGAAGGTGTTCCTGGATTAGAAACAAATTATGGAAGTGAAGACATGGCTTTAATTGGACTGGATGCCATGCAGCGTGCGAATTCCACTCTTGAAGACTTT TGCAGGTCTTACTTTATGTTCCACAGGTTGGATGTGAAAAGGCCTGAATCCATTTTTAAATACTTGCCTATGCTTTCTTTCACTGAAAGTTATATCTACCAG TTGGACACTTTGAATGAGAAGATGATTGCTTTAACCACTAACAAAGTAACTGTTCAAGAAGGAAGATCCAATTAT GAAGCTTGTTCTACTATTCCACAAAGATttggaaaaaattttatatcAGATCCATTTCAGCCACTTAAGATTCTTCTTCAGTGTAAGGGATTGTTGACAGAGAG GATCAAAGAAGAACTAAAATGTGGAGAGGAGTATTGGGCTTTAGAAAGGAAGCTTTGTGGTGCATCAGAACAAATTGAG ATTTTAAAAGAAGATGTCTTGAGGGCTATTCATCTCAAGTCTTTCGATTATCGAGTTTTGAATCTTCTTTTGTATCAGCTGCGAGGAGAAGAG GTCAATGATCTGCATATGGAATTCTTGTCGGTCTCAGAGTTTCTAGTAGAGATATCAGATGATCT GTTTGACTATGAG GAGGATGTATTGGAGAATAACTTCAATGTATTACGCATGTTTGTCAGAATATATGGAGCTTTAACAGCGCCGTCAATGCTA GCTAAATGTATTACCGAGGCTGAGGAGAAGTACGAGAAACTGTCAAGAGCATTGAATTCACAACTTTTTTCGTGTTACCAAAAACGATGTGAAGAAGCCACCAGAGAAG GTGGAAAGATATCTGGATATCCTCTTGGATCATGGACTATCCCACCTCTTATTGTAGATGAGGAACTATATAGATCTAACATCCAAGATTCTTCTTGA
- the LOC130820462 gene encoding protein translocase subunit SECA2, chloroplastic: MPSTLLSPSFSANPPFSLGYSIKFTITHHPKLAFPYPSSTSRFSHRSRRSIHTPRLVPLAFLKDGFVKVKKKWDDVTSLNNWVVKDYYRLVDSVNALEPRIQSLSDDQLKDKTEEFRSRLALGESLADIQPEAFAVVREAAKRTLGMRHFDVQIIGGAVLHDGSIAEMKTGEGKTLVSTLAAYLNALAGEGVHVVTVNDYLARRDAEWMGSVHHFLGLSVGLIQKGMKAEERRRNYRCDITYTNNSELGFDYLRDNLSGTSGELVMRWPKPFHFAIVDEVDSVLIDEGRNPLLISGQANEDAARYPVAAKVAELLVRGMHYNVELKDNSVELTEEGISLAELALETNDLWDENDPWARFVINALKAKEFYRRDVQYIVRKGKALIINELTGRVEEKRRWSEGIHQAVEAKEGLKIQADSVVVAQITYQSLFKLYPKLSGMTGTAKTEEKEFLKMFHMPVIEVPTNLPNIRKDLPIQAFATARGKWDHVSEEVESMFRLGRPVLVGTTSVENSEHLSDLLKERNIPHNVLNARPKYAAREAEIVAQAGREHAITISTNMAGRGTDIILGGNPKMLAKGIIEKKLLPFLSREVPEYEFDGEPSSVKAMSKVDISPSTSALLERASLIAKYVGKSEGQGWTYQQVKSIISESVQMSESVDPRELQRLAEEESEMYPLGPAVALAYQAVLNNCQIHCLNEGTKVKRLGGLHVIGTSLHESRRIDNQLRGRAGRQGDPGSTRFMISLQDEIFQKFNFDTEWAVKLISRITNDEDIPIEGDTIVKQLLSLQISAEKYFFNIRKSLVEFDEVLEVQRKHVYDLRQMILAGGAESCSQHIFQYMQAVIDEIILVSVDSHKHPRDWNLRKILKEFTHVGGKLLNDSFEGVTEVVLLESLTQLDASAPVDFNGFLPKYLPRPPNAFRGIRKKTSSFKRWLIICSDESVSDGRYRAVINVLRHYLGDFLIASYLHAIEDSGFDDTYVKEIERAVLIKTLDCFWRDHLVNMNRLSSAVNVRSFGHRNPLEEYKIDGCRFFISMLSASRRLTIESLLRYWASPMDSQEVLLS, translated from the exons ATGCCATCAACCCTTCTATCTCCCTCCTTTTCGGCAAACCCACCATTTTCACTTGGATATTCTATCAAATTCACTATCACCCATCATCCCAAACTTGCATTCCCTTACCCTTCATCAACTTCCCGGTTTTCCCATCGTTCTCGGCGGTCAATTCATACTCCTAGATTGGTTCCTTTGGCATTTCTCAAG GATGGTTTTGTTAAAGTCAAGAAGAAATGGGATGATGTTACTAGTTTGAATAATTGGGTAGTGAAGGATTATTACCGGCTTGTTGATTCCGTTAATGCTCTTGAACCTCGAATACAATCTCTCTCTGATGACCAG TTAAAAGACAAGACTGAGGAGTTTCGGTCCCGTCTGGCACTTGGAGAGAGCCTTGCTGACATTCAACCTG AGGCATTTGCTGTTGTTCGTGAAGCAGCAAAACGAACACTTGGGATGCGTCATTTTGATGTTCAG ATTATTGGTGGAGCAGTGCTTCATGATGGATCAATCGCTGAAATGAAAACAGGTGAAGGGAAAACATTGGTCTCTACATTAGCAGCTTATCTCAATGCTTTGGCTGGAGAAGGTGTACATG TGGTAACTGTCAATGATTATCTTGCCCGTCGTGATGCCGAGTGGATGGGTAGTGTTCATCATTTCCTCGGTCTATCAGTTGGTCTCATTCAG AAGGGAATGAAAGCTGAGGAGCGGAGGCGTAACTACCGATGCGATATAACTTACACCAACAATTCA GAACTTGGTTTTGATTATCTTCGTGATAATCTATCTGGGACTAGTGGAGAGCTTGTAATGAGATG GCCAAAGCCATTTCATTTTGCAATTGTTGATGAGGTTGATTCTGTTCTTATTGATGAGGGAAGAAACCCTTTACTGATAAGTGGGCAG GCCAATGAAGATGCTGCTCGGTACCCAGTTGCAGCCAAAGTAGCTGAGTTGCTTGTGCGGGGTATG CATTATAATGTAGAGCTTAAGGACAATTCAGTGGAATTGACAGAAGAAGGTATTTCTTTGGCTGAGCTGGCTCTTGAAACCAATGATCTGTGGGATGAAAATGATCCGTGGGCCAG ATTCGTAATAAATGCTTTAAAGGCTAAAGAGTTCTATCGACGAGATGTTCAATACATAGTTAGGAAAGGGAAGGCTCTAATAATCAATGAG TTGACAGGTAGAGTTGAAGAAAAAAGGAGATGGTCTGAGGGCATTCATCAAGCTGTGGAGGCAAAGGAAGGTTTAAAAATACAG GCTGATTCAGTTGTTGTGGCGCAAATCACCTACCAGTCACTGTTTAAGCTGTACCCCAAATTATCGGGGATGACTGGAACTGCAAAAACTGAA gaaaagGAGTTCCTCAAAATGTTTCACATGCCAGTTATTGAAGTCCCCACAAACCTTCCTAATATTCGAAAAGATTTACCTATCCAGGCTTTTGCT ACTGCACGCGGAAAATGGGATCATGTTAGTGAGGAGGTTGAGTCTATGTTCAGATTGGGGCGACCAGTCCTTGTTGGCACAACTAG TGTTGAAAATTCTGAACATTTATCTGATCTTTTAAAGGAGCGGAATATACCTCACAATGTGCTTAATGCACGACCCAAG TATGCTGCTAGAGAAGCTGAAATTGTTGCCCAGGCAGGCAGGGAACATGCTATTACAATTTCTACTAATATGGCTGGCAGAGGCACAGACATTATCTTAGGTGGAAATCCAAAA ATGCTTGCAAAAGGAATAATAGAGAAGAAGTTGCTACCATTTTTATCGCGAGAAGTTCCTGAATATGAGTTTGATGGTGAACCTAGTTCAGTAAAG gcAATGTCAAAAGTGGATATTAGTCCTTCGACTTCAGCATTACTTGAGAGAGCATCCTTGATTG CTAAATATGTAGGAAAAAGTGAGGGTCAGGGCTGGACATATCAGCAAGTGAAGTCTATAATTTCAGAGTCTGTCCAAATGAGTGAGTCAGTTGACCCAAGGGAGCTGCAGAGGCTTGCTGAAGAAGAGTCTGAGATGTATCCTCTTGGCCCTGCAGTAGCTCTTGCATATCAAGCAGTTCTGAATAATTGTCAAATACACTGCTTGAATGAAGGTACTAAGGTCAAACGGCTTGGTGGCCTTCATGTTATTGGAACATCTTTGCACGAATCTCGTAGAATTGATAACCAG CTTCGTGGTAGAGCAGGCAGGCAAGGAGATCCAGGATCAACGAGGTTCATGATTAG TTTGCAGgatgaaatatttcaaaaattcaattttgacacTGAGTGGGCCGTAAAGTTGATATCAAGAATCACAAACGATGAAGATATACCAATTGAAGGTGATACGATTGTAAAACAG CTCCTGTCCTTGCAAATAAGTGCAGAGAAATATTTCTTCAACATTCGCAAGAGCCTGGTTGAGTTTGATGAAGTCTTGGAG GTCCAAAGAAAGCACGTCTATGATCTTAGGCAAATGATATTGGCGGGTGGTGCTGAAAGTTGCTCGCAGCACATATTCCA GTACATGCAAGCTGTGATTGATGAAATAATACTTGTCAGTGTTGATTCTCACAAG CATCCCCGTGACTGGAATCTAAGAAAGATCTTAAAGGAGTTCACTCATGTTGGGGGAAAGCTATTAAATG ATTCATTCGAAGGAGTCACGGAGGTTGTCCTCTTGGAGTCCCTTACCCAATTAGATGCATCAGCTCCAGTAGATTTCAATGGCTTCTTGCCGAAATATTTGCCAAGGCCTCCAAATGCCTTTAGAGGAATTCGTAAGAAGACTTCTTCTTTCAAGCGATGGCTAATCATATGCTCTGATGAATCCGTTTC GGATGGAAGATACCGAGCTGTTATCAATGTCTTGCGACATTACCTCGGGGACTTCTTAATTGCCTCGTATCTTCATGCCATTGAAGACTCTGGTTTTGATGATACCTATGTGAAGGAAATTGAG AGGGCGGTGCTAATCAAGACTTTAGATTGTTTCTGGAGAGATCATCTTGTCAACATGAACAGGCTTAGTTCAGCG GTGAACGTGCGGAGTTTTGGACACAGAAATCCGCTAGAGGAATACAAAATTGATGGTTGTAGATTTTTCATATCAATGCTAAGTGCATCTAGGAGATTGACTATAGAATCATTACTCCGGTATTGGGCATCCCCAATGGATTCTCAAGAAGTACTCCTATCATAA
- the LOC130821269 gene encoding uncharacterized protein LOC130821269 isoform X1, with translation MEELKELEEIQSMINFMESHHFISHTSSSSSSSSHSDSHRFLANFLLFLMEPCGKLSIQDKCNLISHHLFKISPSFIEKALVVLPGKEMGVFNESLSAKENTDELEGVPGLETNYGSEDMALIGLDAMQRANSTLEDFCRSYFMFHRLDVKRPESIFKYLPMLSFTESYIYQLDTLNEKMIALTTNKVTVQEGRSNYEACSTIPQRFGKNFISDPFQPLKILLQCKGLLTERIKEELKCGEEYWALERKLCGASEQIEILKEDVLRAIHLKSFDYRVLNLLLYQLRGEEVNDLHMEFLSVSEFLVEISDDLFDYEEDVLENNFNVLRMFVRIYGALTAPSMLAKCITEAEEKYEKLSRALNSQLFSCYQKRCEEATREGGKISGYPLGSWTIPPLIVDEELYRSNIQDSS, from the exons atggAGGAACTGAAGGAACTTGAAGAAATACAGAGTATGATCAATTTCATGGAATCTCATCACTTTATTTCTCAcacttcttcctcttcctcttcctcttctcatTCTGATTCTCACCGTTTCCTTGCCAATTTCCTCCTCTTTCTG ATGGAACCCTGTGGTAAACTAAGCATTCAagacaaatgcaatttaatttcCCATCATTTGTTTAAG aTTTCTCCGTCTTTTATTGAGAAAGCATTGGTGGTTCTGCCTG GGAAAGAAATGGGTGTTTTTAATGAATCATTATCTGCTAAGGAGAATACTGATGAACTTGAAGGTGTTCCTGGATTAGAAACAAATTATGGAAGTGAAGACATGGCTTTAATTGGACTGGATGCCATGCAGCGTGCGAATTCCACTCTTGAAGACTTT TGCAGGTCTTACTTTATGTTCCACAGGTTGGATGTGAAAAGGCCTGAATCCATTTTTAAATACTTGCCTATGCTTTCTTTCACTGAAAGTTATATCTACCAG TTGGACACTTTGAATGAGAAGATGATTGCTTTAACCACTAACAAAGTAACTGTTCAAGAAGGAAGATCCAATTAT GAAGCTTGTTCTACTATTCCACAAAGATttggaaaaaattttatatcAGATCCATTTCAGCCACTTAAGATTCTTCTTCAGTGTAAGGGATTGTTGACAGAGAG GATCAAAGAAGAACTAAAATGTGGAGAGGAGTATTGGGCTTTAGAAAGGAAGCTTTGTGGTGCATCAGAACAAATTGAG ATTTTAAAAGAAGATGTCTTGAGGGCTATTCATCTCAAGTCTTTCGATTATCGAGTTTTGAATCTTCTTTTGTATCAGCTGCGAGGAGAAGAG GTCAATGATCTGCATATGGAATTCTTGTCGGTCTCAGAGTTTCTAGTAGAGATATCAGATGATCT GTTTGACTATGAG GAGGATGTATTGGAGAATAACTTCAATGTATTACGCATGTTTGTCAGAATATATGGAGCTTTAACAGCGCCGTCAATGCTA GCTAAATGTATTACCGAGGCTGAGGAGAAGTACGAGAAACTGTCAAGAGCATTGAATTCACAACTTTTTTCGTGTTACCAAAAACGATGTGAAGAAGCCACCAGAGAAG GTGGAAAGATATCTGGATATCCTCTTGGATCATGGACTATCCCACCTCTTATTGTAGATGAGGAACTATATAGATCTAACATCCAAGATTCTTCTTGA